The following nucleotide sequence is from Nitrospira sp..
GGGGCTGGGGCGGCTGCGGATCCGGATGAGTTCAGGCGCCCGCGCGCGCCTGGTCGCGTTCGGTAACGGCGACGCGAGGAGTTTATTGACGGTCTTGGAGTTTGTGGCCGGTCAAGCGGCCCGGCAACCGGATGGTTCTCGAACGATCGACGAGCAAAGCCTTGACGCGGCCTTGCTCAAGAAGGCGCTCCGTTACGACCGGACCGGTGAGGAGCATTACAACTTGGTGTCGGCATTCATCAAGAGCCTGCGTGACTCCGATCCGGACGGGGCCCTCTATTGGTTGGCGCGCATGTTGGAAGGAGGGGAAGATCCCCGGTTCATCGCCCGCCGGATGGTGATCTTCGCATCGGAGGATGTCGGGAATGCCGATCCGCTCGCATTGGTGGTGGCCAACGCCGTGGCCCAGGCTGTGGAGTTCGTGGGGTTGCCTGAAGCCCGCATCAACCTGGCGCAAGGCACGACCTTCTTGGCATCCAGGCCGAAGGACAATGCGTCGTACGCGGGCCTGGACGAGGCCCTCCAGGATGCGCGGACGTATGGAAACCTAGGCGTGCCGTTGCATCTTCGCAATGCCGTCACCCCGCTGATGAAGGAGATCGGCTACGGCAAGGGGTACCGTTATGTGCACGAGGATCCGTCGGCGAAGAACGAGCAATCCCACCTGCCGGGTCCGCTGCAGGGAAAGCGGTACTACCGCCCTAAAAATCCCTGAAGGCTACGTAGAAAGGGGCTGGACAAACTTGCTGAGACCGTTATACTGGTCGCCGAGGTACGTATGGCCAGTCAACCCAGTCCGGCAGAGAGCCTGAACGAACGCCGTCGTTATGTCCGCGCCACTCTGGTGGGATCGGCCTTGGTCTCTCCTCAGAGCGGGGCCAAGGGATTCACCGCCGTGCTGCACAATGTGAACAAGGTCGGTGCCGGATTGCATGCCAAGGAGACGCTGCCCGTCGGCGAGCGCATCACCGTCTCGCTGGCGTTCCTGGATCCCGATCGTGTCGAGCAACAGGAAAAACTCCACGCCACGGTCGCGTGGGTCAAACCCTGGGAGAAGGGGATGTTGATCGGAGTGATGTGGGACGATCTCGTGACGAAGGAGCAAAACCGCTGGCTATATTACTACCTTGAAGAGACGTTGAAGTCGATGGATTAACCGGTGGCGGCTAATCTGTCGCGCACCTCCTGCAGTTCTTCCGAGAGGGAGGCCCAACGCGCCGTGAGACGCTCCAGTTCCTTTTTCCAACCCTCCTGCTCCCGCTGCAAGTCGTTCCACTTTGCAAATTCCTGATACAGGGCCGGATCGGCTAGCTCCTGTTGACGTGATTTCACCTTCGTTTCCATCGTGGCGATCTCGGCTTCCGCCCGGGATATCTGCTTTTCCAGCCGAGCTTGGGTTTTCGTCAGGTCCCGACGGTCGCTGCCCGAGTTCTTCGCCTGCACCTGGGAGGTCATGGCCTTGGTCGGACCGCCGGATTTGCCAGCCTGCGCGGCCTGTAATTCCTCACTCGATTCCTTGATTGACTCGAACTCCTGCGCCTTTTTCCACAGGTAGTACTCGTAATCGCCGAAGTAGTTCTTGGCTTGGCCCTCCTCGATCTCGACCACGCCCGTGGCGACCCGGCCAAGAAAGGTCGGATCGTGCGAAATGAAGATGATCGTGCCGGGGAAGTCCGTCATGGCGTCGGTCAACATGTCGACCGACGCCGGATCGAGGTGGTTGGTCGGCTCGTCGAGCAACAGGGTGTTGGCCGGTTCCACCAGCATGCGGGCCAGCGCGACGCGGTTTCGTTCGCCGCCGCTCAACGCCTTGATCGGTTTCTTCTGGTCGTCGCCGGAAAATAAGAATGCGCCGGCGATGCCGCGCAAAAAATTCATCTCGGCCTGGGCGGAGACTTCCGACAACGATTCCAGGATCGTATCTTCCGGGTTGAGCGATTCCGCTTGGTGCTGGGCGAAGTAGTGTAGGGTGACGCCATGGCCCACGTGGCGGGAGCCCGTTTCGAACGGCAACACGCCGGCCAGCATTTTGAGCAGCGTGCTCTTGCCCGCGCCGTTTTCGCCGACCAGCGCGATACGTTGGCCCCGCTCTACGGCAAAGTCGAGCGACCGGTAAATGACCTTGTCGCCGTAACTCTTGGCGACCCCCTTCAGCTCCAACACATGGCGGCCGCTGGGGGAGGGCAGGGGAAATTTGAAGCGGACGCGTTTCGCGTCCCGTTGGCGTTCGATCAGCTTGACCTTGTCCAATTGCTTGATGCGAGACTGAACCTGCTTCGCTTTGTTGGCTTGATAGCGGAAACGGTCGATGAAGTTTTGGACGCGGGCCACCTCTTTCGCCTGCCGGTTGGCGGCGGAGTCGAGTTGTGCATCGCGGGCGGCGCGCAATTCCTGAAATTTGGTGTAGTTGCCTCGATACTCCTGGATTGTGCGGTCGCGCAGCTCCCAAATGTGAGTCGCGATCGCGTCGAGGAACTTGGTGTCGTGGCTGATGACTAGGAGGGTGAGGTTGGAATCGAGCAAGAATCGCTCGAACCAGCGCTGCGTCGGCTTGTCGAGGTGGTTCGTCGGTTCATCCAGCATGAGGACGTCGGGATTCGACAACAGCAAATGGGCCAAGGCCACGCGCATGCGGTAGCCGCCGGAGAGGTTCTCGATCGGCCGAACAAAGTCTGTCTCGGTAAAACCCAGTCCGGAGAGGATGCGTTTGGCCTCGTGTTCCGGATACAGGTCGCGATGCGCGGCATCCAGCACGGTTTTGCCGACGATGGTTTCCAATTCCTGGGGCAGATACCCGATGCGCAGCCGTGGGCGCTTCCGGATGGAGCCCTTGTCCGGCGACTCTTCGCCCAGAATCATGCGAAAGAGCGTGGTCTTGCCGGCTCCGTTCGGTCCCACTAACCCGACGCGGGCGCCTGGACGCAAATGGGCGGTCGCGCCGCTGAGCAGGACCTTGGTGGCGAATTGCTTATGAATGGATTCCAGTTGGAGCATGGCTCAGCTTAAATCGGGTTCGGCTGTGGGATCATGGGGCGGAGAGGAATTGCTGCGGTATCGGCCTGTCGGGGAATGGCTGCGTCGATCCTGTCTGTCTTGCCGGGTGTTGCGAGTTTTCTACGAAGGAGCGTTGTATTGGTGGAGCTGGCCGGGATTGAACCGGCGACCTCGTGAATGCCATTCACGCGCGCTCCCAACTGCGCCACAGCCCCACATGGCTCGACTTCGTAACTCCGCAATCTAGCACGCCAAGATTTTCTCCGTCAAGAAAGGCTGGAAGAAGCGGACGATAAACCGATGCTTGACAAATGGGGAGGCGAATCCTACCATGAGCCCCTTCCGGCTCTGATCAACATGCGGTCAGGGCTTTTTTTTCGGGCTCGGCAGGGAGAGAAGGAGCGGAGATCGCGAATCATGGCCAATCTCGTCATCATCGGAAGCCAGTGGGGCGATGAAGGGAAGGGAAAGATCGTCGACATCCTGGCGAAGGATGCCGACATGGTCGTGCGCTATCAAGGCGGCTCGAACGCCGGCCACACGGTCATCAATAGCCGAGGAACCTTCATCTTCCACCTCATTCCCTCCGGTATTCTCTATCGTGGGACGCGCTGCTTGATCGGCAACGGGGTGGTCGTGGACCCGGGAGCCTTGATCGAAGAAATGGATCACCTGCAAGGCCAAGGGGTGAAGATCGGGAAGAACTTCGGCGTCAGCGACCGAGCGCACTTGATTCTGCCCTACCACAAGGCCATCGATAAGGCCTCCGAGCAATCGAAGGGAGTCCGGCGAATCGGCACCACGGGGCGCGGCATCGGGCCCTCCTATGGCGACAAGATGGCGCGGATCGGCATTAGGATGGGCGATTTGCTCAACCCCAACCTCTTCCGCCGCAAGCTCGAAGAGAATCTGGTCGACATCAACTGGTTACTGGAACAATTGCACAAGGTCGACTGTTTCGAGCTGGAAAAGGTCTATCAGCAATACATGCAGTACGCCGATCGGTTGAAGAGTTATATCCTCGATACGACGCTCGCGGTGAACAAGGCGGTCGATAGCGGCGAAACCGTGTTGTTCGAAGGAGCGCAAGGCACCCATTTGGATGTGGACTTCGGCACCTATCCCTATGTGACGTCTTCGAGTTCATCGGCCGGCGGCGCCTGCACCGGCACCGGTGTGGGGCCGACGAAAATCGACGCCGTCATGGGCATCACCAAGGCCTACACCACCAGGGTAGGGAGCGGACCATTCCCGACAGAACTGACCGACGAAGTCGGCAGCTGGCTACAGGACCGCGGTAAGGAATTCGGGGCGACCACGGGGCGGGCACGGCGCTGCGGGTGGTTCGATAGCGTCATCGTGCGGCACGCGACGCGGGTCAACGGGTTGTCGTCGCTCGCCGTGACTAAGCTCGACGTGCTGGACGGCTGCAAGGAATTGAAGATCTGTACGGGGTATCGGGTCAACGGTAAACTAGTGCGCGACATGCCTTCAGACCTGGAGGTGCTTACGACCTGTGAGCCGGTGTATGAGCGGCTTCGCGGGTGGAGCACCCCCACGACGGGCGTGACTCAGTACAAGAATCTACCCTCAGAAGCCAAGCGGTATCTCTCACGCATCGAGGAGTTGGCGAACTGCCGGATCGACATGATCTCCACCGGCTCCCGACGTGATGAAACGATTATCCTGCGCCAACCGCTCAAGGCGCCTCGGCGCGCACGCGCGTGACGCCGAGCCGGCGCGACCTAGCGAATCGGTTTGCATCAGTGATATGATCCACACCCGTCACGGCCGGCCGTGACCGCCTCTTCATTTCTCACCTCGGCGAGTCGGTAGCTCAGTCGGTAGAGCATCGCCCTTTTAAGGCGAGGGTCCTGGGTTCGAATCCCAGCCGACTCACCACAATAAAACAAGCACTTACGAGGCTGCCGAGCCTCGAAAATCTTCAAAAACCGCCCCGTGTGCTAAATTTGTGCTAAACCGCTCTGGTTGGCACTCATCCAGCACCTTCACACCCTCTCTTAGGCTTTCCGGCGAATGATGCGCATAGCGTTGCGTCATCAAATTCGTCTTATGCCCGAGCAGCCGTTGAACCTTGTAGAGATCTACCCCGCGCTGAACCAACCGCGTGGCGAAGGTGTGTCGCATGTCGTGAAACCGGAAGTCTGGAATTCCGGCCCGATTACGCGCCTCACAAAACTCCCGCACGAGAAAACGTACTTGCAGGAGATTGCCGAGCGGAGTCTTGAAGACTGGCCCACGTGACAGGCCGGTTGCAGCCTGTTTCGCAGCCAGGAGTTCATAGACCTTGGTATTGAGAGGAATGGTTCGTCGTGTGCCGTTCTTGCTTTGCATCACGATTAAGGTTCCCCGTGAGAAATCCACGTCCTGCCATTGCAGGTTCAGGATCTCTCCTTGCCGCATGCCGGTATTCAGGGCAAAGACCATAATCTCTCGCAGCCATGGAGACGACGTGGCCATGAGCCGGTCTTCTTCCTCGGGCGTCAGCCAACGGTCCACTTCGTTCCTCACCTGTTCCATGGAAACCCGGTGCATCGGGTTTTCCCTGCACCATTCCCATTCCCGCATGGCGAGGTTGAAGGCATGCCGGACAAGCTGGAGTTCCTTGTTGATGGTCGCAGGAGCTGCTTGTTCGATTCGCCGCTGAGCCTTGTACTGAGCCATCACCTTCGGCGTGATATGGGCTAGGACTCTCTCTCCCAATACAGGGAGGAGATGTCCCAACGCGGCATGATCGCGCAAACGACTTTTGACCGCTTTCAGGGTGGCTCGTTCCGCGACGTACCGTTCCATCATCTCCTTGAACGTGTGTTCCTGTTCCTCACGCCGCTCGAAAAACTGACCTTCGGCAATCTGGACCTTCACCTTGGCATAGATGGCTTCGGCCAATTGCTTCTTGCTTGTTCCAGTGCTTCGCCGGATTTGCCGGCCCTGATACATAAAACTCATCCACCATACGTCTTTACGCTTCGTGAGCCCCATCCTGCTCCTCCTTCCCGATGAGGCCTGATTTCGGTCTGGTTTCCCCGTGGCGGGGAGTATAGACCTCGCGTTTGGCGGCTTCAATGATCGCATCGACCGTTTGGAATTGGAGGCGCCGGCCAAACCTCACTGGCTGATGGGAACGCGGTGGTCCGTCCAACCACGCCTGGATGGCAGGGGTTTCGAACCGGATTAATCCGTTCAATCGACGGTAGGGAATCCTGTTCTGAGACACCCACAGATACAGCGTGGACTGCTTAACGTTCAGCCATCCGCATACCTCTTTGACGGTCAACAACGTTTGCATGGCTGGTTCCAATCGTGAAGGCCCTCAATATCTCGGCACTCATCGGTCTGGTGATTTCATCGAACATTGATTCGGAACAGTCGTCTAATTGGGTGCGACTCGTGGCCGGGGAGCAGCGGAGCAGGCCTTCCCGGTGCCCTCCGTGCCGGTCTCCGCCCCTCCAGGCCTGCCCGCTGCGAGAGCCCCGTGCCGCATCTTTCGTTACGCCCCACCCTTGGTTGGTGAAGGGTGGGGCTAGAACATAATTGCAGAAGGAGGCGGACATGTCCGTTGACAGTTCTCTCGGTTCCTCGAACGGTGGACGGCCACTGAGCCCGGTTCGGAAATACGCGGTCCCTCGGTACCGTGTCACGCTCGTGCGTGAGGGCCGTGCCATGCCGGCGGCGGAATCGGTACATACGTCGGAAGGTGCTGTTGCGATCCTCCGGCCGTTGTTTGCGGATCTGGACCGGGAACAGTTCCTCATCTGTGGCCTGGATGCCAAGCACAAGCTCATCGGGATCAATGTCGTCTCGACTGGCTCTCTCAACTTGACGATTGTGCATCCTCGCGAAGTCTTTAAGCCGTTGATCCTCATGAATGCCGGCGCCTGGCTCTGCTCGCATAATCATCCGTCCGGCGATATCACGCCCAGCCCCGAAGATCGCGTCTTGACCAAGCGGCTCCGCGAGGCCGGTGAACTGTTCGGCATCACCCTCCTCGATCATCTGATTCTGGCTGAAGAGCGCTACTACAGCTTCGCGGACCAAGGCTGGCCCGGCGCTTAGCGGAGCAGCCGCAACACCCAGGCCGCCCCGGCGGCCACCAACGCCAGCCCGATCGCCGCCGTTCCCCAGGCAACTAGGTCGGTAGCCAATGCATTGCCGATGGTTTGAATCTGCGAAGCCGTCATGCTCCTTCTCCTTGGTCATATCCGCCGCGTTCTAGCCTTTGGATGAAAAAAGAGGCAGGCTGCTGCCAGCCTGCCTCGATGGGCTCGCTCAGCCCACAATCGCGCGCACGCGCTTAAAGGCGTAGATCGCCAGTGCCACGCCGATCAAGGCCGTGGCCCACAAGAGCAGATCGGCCCGCACCGTGGCCACATCCGCCGAGACCGGAAACAACTGCGCCTGCGACAGCGCCGGGACACCCAAGGCGAACACGAACGCCATGAGCAGTCCCCCAAGCCCTTTGACCCAACCCCATCCCTTCATACGGCACCTCCTTGTGCTGGTGGTGGTTCCGTCCACCCACGCCGCCGGATGACTCGCCGGCGGACGAGCGCCTCAGTAAGTCTGAGGCAGAATCAATTTGATGATCAGGCCGACGGCGAAGCCGCCGAGCCAAAAGATCGCGGTGAAATAGGTCATCGCTTCAATCGCCGGCAGGTCCATAGAACACTCCTTCGCCAATGAGCCGCATTGAGCCATCTTCATAGACTTCCGAGACCATCAGGCCATAGCGTCCGGTAATTTGAGCGGCCGTGAGGATCTCGCCACTGTCCAGGAGATAGCGCCAGCCTTGACGGTCCTTGCTCATTCCCGCTCCGCCGAGGATTCGAACGGGTCGCTTCGGTACAGGCGGAGAAGTTGCTGTCGGAGAAGACATGCCCAATGGATTCAGCAGAGTCGCCGAACCGGAGACTGGTGCGCCGATGGTGGTGGTTGCGGCAGGAGTTGACCCGCCGGAAGAGACTGGCTTGCTCGCACTTAACGACGACCATGGACGCCAAACCATGAGGCCGATGGCAAACAGTCCTGCGGCAATGCCGATCGCGACCCGCGCCGACTTAAAGACGGTATGACTGCGCTTCTCTTCCCGAATGGCTGCCGACGCATAACTGGAATAGTAGGCATAGATCGCCGGCGAATAGGTCCCGACAAAGGCCCGGATGACTTCGTTATCTTCCGGGTTCCCGCGCACCTTACCCTGATACTTTTTGGAGAGCCCGACAAAGCTGAGCTTCCGAAACTTCACCGTCGCTTCAATCAATCGCGTGACACCTTGCGACATCTGGCGGAAGTCTTGGCTCATGAGCAGAATATCCACGCCATAGTGCCGATGAGTTTCGAGCCAACGCAGCAGTCCTGGCTCGACCTTCTGCATGGACCGAAAGACGGTCTGGGCTTCGTCAATGATGACCGCTGAGCCCGGCTCGACATGGGGAAAGGCTTGGAGGACTTCGACGGAATCCTTCCAGATGGTGATCTGTTGCTCGAGAGTAGACAGTTCAATACCGGTGAACAGGGAAAGACGATCTAAATAGATCCCATCGACGGCGATATAGAGCCGTCGACCTTGTTTCACCCAGGGGAGAAACTTCTCGCAGATCGCGTGATACGACTTTCCCGATCCGGGCACGCCTTCATACAGTTCGATCATCGAAGACTCCTGAGATACACCCAGATCCACAGGGCTAAGACCGCCGTCCAGGCATAGGCCCACCCGATCACCAGCTGATTCATGAGCCCCACCGCACAAATGGAATGGTTTGCAGAATGAACCGGGTGCCCATGGCGCTCGCCAGGATGGCCAGCGCCTGACTCATACCCGTCGCGCCCAGCACCCACGCGTATTGATCCGGAATCACCGGCAGCGTGAGGCCTGCCGTGCCAATGGTGGCGAGCGTGCTGTCCGCCACGGAAAGCAGCGAATCCCAGATGCCGAGGCCCCAATCGCTGAGCGAGAAGAAGAACTCCTGCAGCCAGCAATAGATCAGCGTGAGAATCGCGGTCATGCCGTTTGGCCTCCACCGACGAAGATGATGCGGTACGCCGCAATGGAGGCTGTGGCAATGACCAAGGTCCGCAGCACCGTGAAGAACCAGGCCCATTGATTGAAGTCCACCTGCTGGCTGCCAAAGAAGGCTGAAGGCAAGGCAATCACCGGCAAGGTCGAAGGCCAGGTCAATGACTTCAGGAGATTTAGCGTACCCAGTAACCCGCTCGTCTCCCACGTGGTTTGATGGGCTTGCAGGACGGTTCCAAATGTCCGGCTCTCATGGGAGCCAACCGCGCAGGAGGTCGTGGCTTGTGTCTCTTCATGCTGCGTGGTCGAGCCGTCCGGATTCTGGGTTGTGGTGGTGGTTGTGGTCGTCGTCTGCTGTTGCGTGTTCTGTTGGGGCGTACTCGCCGGAGGTGGGACCGTATCCACCACGACGATATCCCCGGCCGGTACAGGCTTCGGCTTCACGGTCGTCGGCATCTCGGTCGGCGCCACCGCCTGGGAGATGGTGGTATCGGCCGGCTGTGTAGTGCCAGTGGTGCCGACCGGATTGGTGTGAGCTTCGACCGACTTCGGATCACTGGCCGGGAGGCCCCCGACAAAGTTGGCCACTTGCTGCTGCGTCGGCGGAATCAAACCCTCTTGAATCGGTGAGGTGGATCCGGGAATGCCTTTTCGATGGCAGACATACAAGGTGTATCCGCCGACCGCAGGCCCATTCACAAAGAAGTTCCCGGTGAAGAAGACGGCCGTGCTAAGGCTTTGAAACGGTCCCACCACCCAGTCATGCTGATACTCGGTGTCCACTGCACAGAGCGGCACATTCGTGGCGCTGAACTGGATGGTCGCATTGGGATAGGCCGGATTACCCGGTGTATTGGTACCGAAACCAGGGAACGTCTGGACGCCTGCGTTCGAGCTTGTGACCTGCCAGCCGCCCGGCGTGGATGCAGCGGTTTTCACGGCAGAGAGGTCAGTTTGTGAGTAATACATCTGGGCGAGGACCAATCCGGCGCTGACCCCCAGCGCTGCCCATCCGATGGGACCGGCGACCATGCGTACGGCCATAGAAGCGGTGGAAGGTGCCACGGCTGCTGTCGCAACTTGAGAAGCGAAGGCCGAGCGTTGCGCGGCCAGATAGGCCATGCGTTCGGCTTGCGCGACCACCCGCGAATATTGCGTGGCGGTTTGCGCGAGAGATTCGGCTGGCGCCAGACAGAAAGAGACCAAGAGGCCCCAGATCAGCGACAGATAACCGGTGAGTGAAAGGAGCTTCATAATCGTCCAACTCCAAGACCGGTGAGGAAGGCCAGTAAGAAGATCGCGACCAGAATAATCGTCAGATCCACCGGCCTTCCTCCCTCTAGCCGTTACTTCACGAGTTCTAAAGCCGACAAATCGAAGAACACACGACCCGTCTGCTCGAACTTCCGCACTTCGATGGAGGCCCGGGCCTGCTTGCCTTCCGCTTGTTTACAGACCTCAATTAAGGTCATCTGGTCTTCCGGAATACCCAAGCGCAGAATCCCCGGATCTTTGCCCTTCACATAGAAGTCCACCGATCTGAAGACCTTCCCTTCCCGGCTCCTCCGTTCCACATACCCCTGGACTGCACCCTCCGCTTTGACTTGCATCGTGATCGCCTCCTTCCGCTGAGTGTTGAATCGGATCAGCTAAGCGCCTGACCCACACGCCCCGGCCGAG
It contains:
- a CDS encoding replication-associated recombination protein A produces the protein MRPHDSTGDLFAPAPAEVRSQKVPLAERMRPRDFDDLVGQEEIVGPERPLRQAIERDELSSVIFWGPPGCGKTTLAGLVAKHTRSQFVPFSAVTGGIPEFREIIRSAEQRRARGQATTLFVDEIHRFNKAQQDAFLPHVERGTVVLVGATTENPSFEVIAPLLSRSMVVPLKPLSEEALGAILDRALVDPERGLGRLRIRMSSGARARLVAFGNGDARSLLTVLEFVAGQAARQPDGSRTIDEQSLDAALLKKALRYDRTGEEHYNLVSAFIKSLRDSDPDGALYWLARMLEGGEDPRFIARRMVIFASEDVGNADPLALVVANAVAQAVEFVGLPEARINLAQGTTFLASRPKDNASYAGLDEALQDARTYGNLGVPLHLRNAVTPLMKEIGYGKGYRYVHEDPSAKNEQSHLPGPLQGKRYYRPKNP
- a CDS encoding PilZ domain-containing protein codes for the protein MASQPSPAESLNERRRYVRATLVGSALVSPQSGAKGFTAVLHNVNKVGAGLHAKETLPVGERITVSLAFLDPDRVEQQEKLHATVAWVKPWEKGMLIGVMWDDLVTKEQNRWLYYYLEETLKSMD
- a CDS encoding ABC-F family ATP-binding cassette domain-containing protein → MLQLESIHKQFATKVLLSGATAHLRPGARVGLVGPNGAGKTTLFRMILGEESPDKGSIRKRPRLRIGYLPQELETIVGKTVLDAAHRDLYPEHEAKRILSGLGFTETDFVRPIENLSGGYRMRVALAHLLLSNPDVLMLDEPTNHLDKPTQRWFERFLLDSNLTLLVISHDTKFLDAIATHIWELRDRTIQEYRGNYTKFQELRAARDAQLDSAANRQAKEVARVQNFIDRFRYQANKAKQVQSRIKQLDKVKLIERQRDAKRVRFKFPLPSPSGRHVLELKGVAKSYGDKVIYRSLDFAVERGQRIALVGENGAGKSTLLKMLAGVLPFETGSRHVGHGVTLHYFAQHQAESLNPEDTILESLSEVSAQAEMNFLRGIAGAFLFSGDDQKKPIKALSGGERNRVALARMLVEPANTLLLDEPTNHLDPASVDMLTDAMTDFPGTIIFISHDPTFLGRVATGVVEIEEGQAKNYFGDYEYYLWKKAQEFESIKESSEELQAAQAGKSGGPTKAMTSQVQAKNSGSDRRDLTKTQARLEKQISRAEAEIATMETKVKSRQQELADPALYQEFAKWNDLQREQEGWKKELERLTARWASLSEELQEVRDRLAATG
- a CDS encoding adenylosuccinate synthase, producing MANLVIIGSQWGDEGKGKIVDILAKDADMVVRYQGGSNAGHTVINSRGTFIFHLIPSGILYRGTRCLIGNGVVVDPGALIEEMDHLQGQGVKIGKNFGVSDRAHLILPYHKAIDKASEQSKGVRRIGTTGRGIGPSYGDKMARIGIRMGDLLNPNLFRRKLEENLVDINWLLEQLHKVDCFELEKVYQQYMQYADRLKSYILDTTLAVNKAVDSGETVLFEGAQGTHLDVDFGTYPYVTSSSSSAGGACTGTGVGPTKIDAVMGITKAYTTRVGSGPFPTELTDEVGSWLQDRGKEFGATTGRARRCGWFDSVIVRHATRVNGLSSLAVTKLDVLDGCKELKICTGYRVNGKLVRDMPSDLEVLTTCEPVYERLRGWSTPTTGVTQYKNLPSEAKRYLSRIEELANCRIDMISTGSRRDETIILRQPLKAPRRARA
- a CDS encoding tyrosine-type recombinase/integrase: MGLTKRKDVWWMSFMYQGRQIRRSTGTSKKQLAEAIYAKVKVQIAEGQFFERREEQEHTFKEMMERYVAERATLKAVKSRLRDHAALGHLLPVLGERVLAHITPKVMAQYKAQRRIEQAAPATINKELQLVRHAFNLAMREWEWCRENPMHRVSMEQVRNEVDRWLTPEEEDRLMATSSPWLREIMVFALNTGMRQGEILNLQWQDVDFSRGTLIVMQSKNGTRRTIPLNTKVYELLAAKQAATGLSRGPVFKTPLGNLLQVRFLVREFCEARNRAGIPDFRFHDMRHTFATRLVQRGVDLYKVQRLLGHKTNLMTQRYAHHSPESLREGVKVLDECQPERFSTNLAHGAVFEDFRGSAAS
- a CDS encoding helix-turn-helix domain-containing protein, whose amino-acid sequence is MQTLLTVKEVCGWLNVKQSTLYLWVSQNRIPYRRLNGLIRFETPAIQAWLDGPPRSHQPVRFGRRLQFQTVDAIIEAAKREVYTPRHGETRPKSGLIGKEEQDGAHEA
- a CDS encoding JAB domain-containing protein, with translation MSVDSSLGSSNGGRPLSPVRKYAVPRYRVTLVREGRAMPAAESVHTSEGAVAILRPLFADLDREQFLICGLDAKHKLIGINVVSTGSLNLTIVHPREVFKPLILMNAGAWLCSHNHPSGDITPSPEDRVLTKRLREAGELFGITLLDHLILAEERYYSFADQGWPGA